One Bacteroidales bacterium DNA window includes the following coding sequences:
- a CDS encoding metalloregulator ArsR/SmtB family transcription factor translates to MTTEKKIDAAKLEEAANRLRVMAHPVRIAIIEMLEKNKQMNVTQIYEKLNLEQAAASNHLTLMKTYGILESRRAGKNTIYSVKTQALSKILECIKKCG, encoded by the coding sequence ATGACAACAGAAAAGAAAATTGATGCTGCAAAACTGGAAGAAGCTGCTAATCGCCTTAGAGTAATGGCACATCCTGTTAGAATTGCCATTATTGAAATGCTTGAAAAAAACAAACAGATGAATGTTACCCAGATTTACGAAAAACTGAATCTTGAACAGGCAGCGGCATCCAATCATTTAACATTAATGAAAACATACGGCATCCTGGAATCAAGAAGGGCAGGAAAAAATACCATATACTCCGTTAAAACTCAGGCACTCAGCAAAATACTTGAGTGTATAAAAAAATGCGGATAA
- a CDS encoding transglutaminase-like domain-containing protein — protein MESSGTDKELRALINLIDEPDEVIYRQIRDRILSYGMAAIPFLEEAWGNNLEPEAQRRIEILTHKIHFEHICTELNNWYTLGGGNLLTAYILVSKYHYPDMNDSKIKDELERIKKDVWIELNLGLTSFEKIGVINRIMFEELKFEGNRTNFHAPQNHYINQVLETRIGSALSLSVIYMLIANMVGLPVYGVNLPDNFVLAYMDETVLIHGKSLDEAEVLFYINPFNKGMLFTRKEIDIFLTQKKIEPDEKYYRPCSNIDIIIKLLQSLAYSYEQTGNKIKVSEIEILLGIYK, from the coding sequence ATGGAATCATCAGGAACAGATAAGGAACTAAGAGCGCTTATAAATCTTATTGACGAACCCGATGAAGTTATTTACAGGCAGATACGCGACCGCATCCTGTCGTATGGTATGGCTGCCATTCCGTTTCTCGAAGAGGCTTGGGGCAACAATCTTGAGCCCGAAGCGCAAAGACGTATCGAAATACTGACGCATAAAATTCACTTTGAACATATTTGCACGGAACTGAATAACTGGTACACTCTCGGCGGAGGGAACTTGCTGACAGCTTATATTCTTGTCAGCAAATACCACTATCCTGATATGAATGATTCCAAAATAAAGGATGAGCTTGAACGAATAAAAAAAGATGTTTGGATAGAGCTAAATCTCGGGCTTACTTCATTTGAGAAAATTGGTGTTATCAACCGTATCATGTTTGAAGAGTTAAAGTTTGAAGGTAACCGTACTAACTTTCATGCTCCTCAAAATCATTATATTAACCAGGTTCTTGAAACTCGTATCGGCAGCGCTTTGTCTCTTTCGGTTATTTATATGCTCATTGCCAACATGGTAGGCTTGCCTGTGTATGGTGTAAATCTCCCGGATAACTTTGTTCTTGCCTATATGGATGAAACTGTATTGATTCATGGGAAAAGCCTCGATGAAGCGGAGGTGCTTTTTTATATCAATCCCTTCAACAAAGGTATGCTGTTTACAAGAAAGGAAATTGACATTTTCCTGACGCAGAAGAAAATTGAGCCGGATGAAAAATATTACAGACCATGTTCCAATATTGATATTATTATTAAGCTGTTGCAAAGTCTTGCTTATTCCTATGAACAGACAGGCAATAAGATTAAAGTCAGCGAAATAGAAATCCTTCTCGGTATTTATAAATAA
- a CDS encoding DUF2520 domain-containing protein, whose product MKIKENIVLIGSGKLATSLAFALKKVGRNIDYIYSRSLTNAKKLGEATGIQFTDKISDLPQNAALYIISITDSAIEEIITQLKISSGIVVHTSGSVEMDIIKPYDNYGVFYPLMQFTNDKITNFKNVPVCIEASNVNNFQYLKTLAEDLSAQVYAMNSDQRRFLHLGAVFVCNFTNLNYVIAEEILAKQGLSFDIFGRLISETASKAIQKSPATLQTGPAVRKDYNIIEKHIALLAEFPEYQEIYRLLTQTIIDKKNKNEL is encoded by the coding sequence TTGAAAATTAAAGAAAATATTGTACTTATCGGCTCTGGTAAGTTGGCAACAAGCCTTGCGTTTGCATTGAAAAAAGTAGGTAGAAATATTGATTACATATACAGCAGGAGTTTGACCAATGCTAAAAAACTCGGGGAGGCGACAGGAATCCAGTTTACAGATAAAATTAGCGATTTGCCACAAAATGCCGCTCTTTATATTATTTCTATTACCGACAGTGCTATAGAAGAAATAATTACTCAACTTAAGATTTCTTCCGGTATTGTTGTGCACACATCAGGTTCCGTGGAAATGGACATTATAAAACCTTATGATAATTACGGGGTTTTTTATCCGCTTATGCAATTTACTAACGACAAAATAACTAATTTTAAAAATGTGCCTGTATGCATTGAAGCCTCTAACGTAAATAATTTTCAGTATCTGAAAACTCTGGCAGAAGATTTGTCGGCGCAGGTTTATGCCATGAATTCGGATCAGCGGAGGTTTTTACATCTGGGTGCTGTTTTTGTATGTAATTTTACGAATTTAAATTATGTAATTGCTGAAGAGATATTGGCAAAACAAGGTCTTTCCTTTGATATTTTTGGACGTTTGATTTCCGAAACTGCCTCGAAGGCAATACAAAAAAGTCCCGCAACACTACAAACAGGTCCCGCTGTGCGTAAAGATTACAATATCATTGAAAAACATATTGCTCTGCTTGCAGAATTTCCTGAATATCAGGAAATTTACCGCTTGCTTACCCAGACAATCATAGATAAAAAAAACAAAAATGAACTTTAA
- the dnaN gene encoding DNA polymerase III subunit beta, with translation MKFIVSTNVLLKNLQSISGVLNTNNTLPILDNFLFDLDGETLRVTASDLETTMTISVPVTKSSENGSVAVPARFLIDYLKTFPDVPMTISVNKDTFLIEISAGDGKYKFSGFSSDEYPQSPVVENATAITLNSGVLANAFNKTLFATGNDDMRIVMTGVFCQISDKDITFVATDAHKLVRYRRSDIAASEPGSFILPKKPMSLIKNILSAIDVDVKIEYNNTNVSFEFENIAMICRLIDGKYPNYEAVIPINNTKKLTINRQQILTAIRRVSIFSSQLTRQIRFSVSGQELILSSEDIELSNEAKERMSCTYSGENIEIGFNSKFIQEMISNLSAEEICMEMSASNRAALIFPVVSENEGEEILMLVMPVMLNQ, from the coding sequence ATGAAATTCATTGTCTCAACCAACGTACTGCTAAAGAACCTTCAATCTATAAGCGGTGTATTAAATACAAATAACACACTCCCAATATTGGATAACTTTCTTTTCGACCTTGATGGTGAAACTTTACGGGTAACAGCTTCCGACCTGGAAACAACCATGACCATCTCGGTGCCTGTTACTAAATCAAGTGAAAACGGCAGCGTGGCTGTCCCTGCACGCTTTCTGATTGATTACCTGAAAACTTTTCCGGATGTTCCCATGACGATAAGTGTCAATAAAGATACTTTCCTTATTGAAATATCAGCTGGTGATGGTAAATACAAATTCAGCGGGTTCAGCAGCGATGAATACCCACAGTCTCCGGTTGTGGAAAATGCCACCGCTATCACCTTGAATTCAGGTGTTTTGGCTAATGCTTTTAATAAGACACTTTTTGCTACAGGAAACGACGATATGCGCATCGTGATGACAGGGGTTTTTTGCCAGATATCTGACAAAGACATTACTTTTGTTGCCACTGATGCTCATAAACTGGTTAGATACCGCCGAAGCGATATAGCTGCCAGCGAGCCGGGTTCTTTTATACTTCCCAAAAAGCCCATGAGCCTGATAAAAAACATTCTTTCAGCCATTGATGTTGACGTAAAGATTGAGTACAATAATACGAATGTATCTTTCGAATTTGAAAATATCGCAATGATATGCCGGCTGATTGATGGCAAATATCCTAATTATGAGGCAGTTATTCCAATTAACAATACCAAAAAGTTGACCATTAACCGCCAGCAGATACTCACGGCCATAAGGCGTGTATCTATATTTTCCAGCCAACTGACACGCCAGATACGTTTCTCTGTCTCAGGCCAGGAACTTATTTTATCATCAGAAGATATTGAACTTTCTAATGAGGCCAAAGAGCGCATGAGTTGCACTTATTCAGGTGAAAATATTGAAATTGGCTTCAACTCAAAATTTATTCAGGAAATGATAAGCAATCTCAGTGCGGAAGAGATTTGCATGGAAATGTCTGCATCGAACAGGGCAGCTCTTATTTTTCCTGTTGTAAGTGAAAACGAAGGAGAAGAAATTCTTATGCTGGTGATGCCTGTAATGTTGAACCAATAA
- the gldF gene encoding gliding motility-associated ABC transporter permease subunit GldF: MLFNTGMFTLLKKEISGFLSSLIGYIVIIVFLLTNSLFLWVFNSDFNILNFGYASIDGLFVLAPWVFLFLIPAITMRSFADEKKSGTIELLLTKPLSDLQIIFAKYFAGLLLVVLSLLPTLIYFITVYWLGFPIGNIDTGATWGSYIGLILLGSAFVAIGLFCSAITDKQVLAFVLSVFICLFLYIGFEMLYSLELFGKIDLFIQRIGMNAHYISLSRGVVDTRDVIYFLSVIALFILLTKIMIEKRKW; encoded by the coding sequence ATGCTTTTTAATACAGGCATGTTCACTCTACTCAAAAAAGAAATAAGCGGATTTTTAAGTTCCCTGATAGGCTACATCGTCATCATCGTGTTCCTGCTTACCAACAGCCTGTTCTTGTGGGTGTTTAACAGCGATTTTAATATCCTGAATTTCGGATATGCCTCTATTGACGGTCTCTTTGTGTTGGCTCCTTGGGTGTTCCTTTTCCTGATTCCCGCCATCACCATGCGCTCTTTTGCTGATGAAAAAAAATCAGGCACTATAGAGTTGCTTCTCACCAAGCCCCTCAGCGACCTGCAGATTATCTTTGCAAAATATTTTGCCGGCTTGCTGCTGGTGGTGCTTTCTTTGTTGCCCACACTCATATATTTTATTACAGTTTACTGGCTGGGTTTTCCAATAGGCAATATTGACACCGGAGCGACCTGGGGCTCATACATTGGATTGATATTGCTGGGCTCAGCATTTGTAGCCATTGGGCTTTTCTGTTCGGCAATTACAGATAAACAGGTGCTTGCTTTTGTATTGTCGGTGTTTATATGCCTGTTTTTATACATCGGATTTGAAATGCTGTATTCTTTGGAATTGTTTGGGAAAATTGACCTTTTCATACAACGTATAGGGATGAATGCGCATTATATATCTTTAAGCAGGGGTGTGGTGGATACCCGCGATGTTATATATTTCCTGAGTGTTATTGCCCTGTTTATCCTGCTCACCAAAATAATGATAGAAAAACGAAAATGGTAA
- a CDS encoding KamA family radical SAM protein: protein MMKNDNKIYYKSRDFKTISLWKNITREQWNNTNWQKVNTIRDIEQLKQVIKLNNFQEKEIRRTLQVLKKEGKEALRITPYYATLMQEDPFHPVMLQGEKSSQRLDPVFWQCVPTPANLLFPDTGAEGAMCEGSRSYGAAYQRYPNRVALFVGENTSCASYCVHCQRAKSLDGSVDVNRKEINKGLFYIGYNRNINEVLVTGGDALMISRSRLQYILEELSKIPHLRTIRIATRTPVVMPMGVTDDILALIKESANKYNQGIEKYVYFMTHINHYQEITSEMASAIKRISSHGFTIRNQTVLLNHVNDYYKTLAETFRRMFWVGVHPYYLLQCHKEKGLVHFITPIQIGKIYMKHLQGWMSGITVPRYAANVEGGGGKVLLMPSGHDTLNIDDKIDQKISESFANVITWDGKEWLRYEALGRATYEEFEAGVKIMDDFIGRKGVFFPKLIIVDKDGNHLETTNRTKLPTLKKIKKSELLGYKLHSHNMPLTNPAEISDELDRQFVKSKFMKQE from the coding sequence ATGATGAAAAATGATAATAAGATATATTATAAGTCACGTGATTTTAAAACAATTTCATTATGGAAAAACATCACCCGGGAGCAATGGAATAATACTAATTGGCAAAAAGTCAATACTATACGTGACATAGAACAATTAAAACAAGTAATTAAACTCAATAATTTTCAGGAGAAAGAAATCAGAAGAACCCTGCAGGTATTAAAAAAAGAAGGGAAAGAGGCCTTGCGTATTACCCCATATTATGCTACGCTTATGCAGGAAGACCCGTTTCATCCCGTGATGCTGCAGGGTGAAAAATCAAGCCAAAGGCTAGACCCTGTTTTCTGGCAATGTGTACCAACTCCTGCCAACCTGCTGTTTCCCGATACAGGTGCAGAAGGCGCTATGTGTGAGGGTTCCAGAAGCTATGGCGCCGCTTATCAACGATATCCAAACCGGGTGGCGCTGTTTGTGGGCGAAAATACAAGCTGTGCTTCTTACTGTGTGCATTGCCAGAGGGCAAAATCACTGGACGGCTCTGTGGATGTGAATAGAAAAGAAATCAATAAAGGATTGTTTTATATAGGGTATAACAGAAATATCAACGAAGTGCTTGTAACAGGAGGCGACGCCTTGATGATAAGCAGGTCGCGACTTCAGTATATTCTTGAGGAATTAAGCAAAATTCCGCATCTTCGTACCATAAGGATTGCTACAAGAACTCCTGTGGTGATGCCAATGGGTGTTACAGATGACATACTCGCTTTAATCAAAGAGTCTGCAAATAAATACAACCAGGGAATAGAAAAATATGTGTATTTTATGACGCATATTAATCATTATCAGGAAATTACATCAGAAATGGCATCGGCCATCAAACGAATTAGCAGTCATGGTTTCACCATCAGAAACCAGACGGTATTGTTAAATCATGTAAATGATTATTACAAGACACTGGCTGAAACATTCCGCCGCATGTTCTGGGTGGGCGTTCATCCTTATTATTTATTGCAGTGCCATAAAGAAAAGGGCCTGGTGCATTTTATAACGCCCATACAGATTGGGAAGATATACATGAAGCATCTTCAGGGCTGGATGTCGGGCATTACCGTGCCGCGTTATGCCGCCAATGTGGAAGGCGGCGGCGGAAAAGTGCTGCTGATGCCCTCCGGGCATGATACATTAAATATTGACGATAAAATTGACCAGAAAATCTCCGAGAGTTTTGCGAACGTGATTACCTGGGATGGTAAAGAATGGTTAAGGTACGAAGCATTGGGAAGGGCAACTTACGAAGAGTTTGAGGCCGGCGTTAAAATTATGGACGATTTTATCGGGCGCAAGGGTGTTTTCTTTCCCAAACTCATCATTGTTGACAAAGACGGGAACCATCTTGAAACAACCAACAGGACAAAACTACCCACCCTGAAAAAAATAAAAAAATCCGAACTTCTCGGATACAAACTTCACAGCCACAACATGCCGCTTACCAACCCCGCCGAAATATCGGATGAATTGGACAGGCAATTTGTGAAATCAAAATTCATGAAGCAGGAATAG
- a CDS encoding HAD hydrolase family protein produces the protein MNFKNLLININTMIFDYDGVLTDGTVLTTANGDQLRTGYVKDGYALHYAIKKGYNIAIISGGMSDSINKRLETLALSDVFIGVSNKIDTFNNYLKSKNVRTEQVLYMGDDIPDYKVMQLAGVAVCPADAAEEIKSISKYISLLKGGHGCVRDVVEQVLRVQGKWMNDDAFEW, from the coding sequence ATGAACTTTAAAAACCTGCTTATAAATATCAATACCATGATATTTGATTACGACGGTGTACTTACCGATGGTACTGTGCTGACGACTGCTAACGGCGACCAATTGAGGACAGGATATGTGAAGGATGGGTATGCCCTGCATTATGCCATAAAAAAAGGTTATAACATTGCTATCATCAGCGGGGGAATGTCCGATTCTATTAATAAGCGCCTTGAAACCCTTGCACTTAGTGATGTATTTATCGGGGTAAGCAATAAAATTGATACCTTTAACAATTACCTGAAAAGCAAAAATGTCAGGACTGAGCAGGTTTTATATATGGGGGATGATATTCCTGACTATAAAGTGATGCAACTGGCAGGTGTTGCTGTATGCCCTGCGGATGCTGCCGAAGAGATAAAATCCATATCCAAATACATATCATTACTCAAGGGCGGACATGGCTGTGTACGCGATGTGGTGGAACAGGTACTCAGAGTCCAGGGAAAATGGATGAATGACGATGCCTTCGAATGGTAA
- a CDS encoding DUF4340 domain-containing protein — protein sequence MKKNRITILLVLVLAIAAIILLMVKNKNNTLDDKNTRFAVEDTASITKIFLADKQNRTVLLKKEAEGKWTVNEKHDASSDAIKMILKTVMSLEVKDPVAKPAKERIMGLMATKSVKVEIYQMVYRINLFDKIRLFPHEKNTRTYYVGVDAKDNLGTYMLLENSDTPYIVYILGFNGFLSTRYSTNEKDWRDHTIFKLKYNQVKMVSVRFPDLPENSFKAVKKSPKDFELYRLKDNEQIFDYDTVKLMDLFSFFGDIRYEVLLNDMEADRKDSIISSPVYIEVTVEDESGKKYSVTTFKRKAPEGEFDQQGNPVIFDRDRLYALINGKKDFVLIQYYVFGQIFKPLDFYFQSSEKPVADN from the coding sequence ATGAAAAAAAACCGCATTACGATATTGCTTGTTTTGGTATTAGCTATTGCCGCCATCATTTTATTGATGGTTAAAAACAAGAATAATACTCTGGATGATAAAAATACACGATTTGCCGTTGAAGATACTGCGAGTATTACAAAAATATTTTTAGCAGATAAACAGAATCGTACCGTTCTTTTAAAAAAAGAAGCAGAGGGGAAATGGACGGTTAATGAAAAGCACGATGCTTCATCAGATGCCATAAAGATGATTTTAAAAACCGTGATGAGTCTGGAAGTTAAAGACCCTGTTGCAAAACCGGCAAAAGAAAGAATAATGGGCCTGATGGCTACCAAGTCTGTGAAAGTTGAGATATATCAGATGGTTTATCGCATTAATCTTTTTGATAAAATCAGATTATTTCCTCATGAAAAAAATACGCGCACCTATTATGTAGGTGTGGATGCGAAAGATAACCTCGGCACATATATGCTTCTGGAGAATTCCGACACTCCTTACATCGTATATATTTTAGGCTTTAATGGTTTTTTATCAACGAGATACAGCACCAACGAAAAAGACTGGCGGGACCATACTATTTTTAAACTGAAATATAATCAGGTTAAAATGGTATCTGTTCGTTTTCCGGATTTGCCTGAAAATTCTTTCAAAGCTGTAAAAAAATCACCTAAGGATTTTGAGCTTTATAGGCTGAAAGACAATGAGCAAATATTTGATTATGATACGGTTAAGCTTATGGATTTGTTTTCCTTCTTTGGCGATATTCGTTATGAGGTGCTTCTTAATGATATGGAAGCCGACAGGAAAGATTCAATTATATCTTCACCGGTTTATATCGAAGTAACTGTGGAGGATGAATCTGGGAAAAAATATTCAGTTACCACCTTTAAGCGAAAAGCTCCAGAAGGCGAATTTGACCAGCAGGGCAACCCTGTAATTTTCGACCGCGACAGGCTTTATGCTCTGATAAACGGCAAAAAAGACTTTGTATTGATACAGTATTATGTTTTCGGGCAGATTTTTAAGCCATTGGATTTTTATTTTCAATCATCAGAAAAACCTGTCGCCGATAATTAA
- the gldG gene encoding gliding motility-associated ABC transporter substrate-binding protein GldG produces MRKTKKHFKRNSLTQLGLSLLVIVLLNIIFSFVFTRIDLTQEKRYSLSKATKEYLKNIDDIVYFKVYLEGDFPAGFKRLRSETKEMLDEFRAYNSNIQYRFINPSAGDDKNKIKTTYQQLMKKGLQPTNLKVNTAEGTSQQWIFPGALATYKEKEIPVQLFMNQLGTPADNVLNNSVQNLEYNLISAIRKLSVKTKPRVAFTEGHGELSNYKMADIIYSLSDYYAVERVKIDGKINSLMVRGTKEKPLLNKYELLVIAGPDSAFNEKDKYFIDQFVMHGGKILWLVDPVYTSMDSLQRSNETLGFGRDLNLDDMMFSYGVRMNTNLLLDLNALPIPAVTGSYGGQPQIELLPWYYFPLLMTNIKHPIVNNLNAVKTEFVSSIDTVGGRDIKKTVLLTTSKYSRAVNTPTRISLDIMQEKPDERLFNKSFLPVAVLLEGKFKSIYINRLPRSIIEDTSSFNFLEQSPETKMIIIADADVIKNQLDKKNGTPFPLGYDQYTGETFGNKDFIMNCIDYLCDDSGIISVRSREIKLRGLDPKKIKNGNIKLIVQLTNTAGPVFIVMFLAMVMMLTRKYRYAKKHKV; encoded by the coding sequence ATGAGGAAGACAAAAAAACATTTTAAGCGCAACAGCCTGACACAGCTTGGATTGAGCCTGCTTGTCATCGTCCTGCTTAATATTATTTTCAGTTTTGTTTTCACACGTATTGACCTCACACAAGAAAAACGTTACTCTTTATCAAAAGCAACAAAAGAATATCTGAAAAATATTGATGACATCGTATATTTTAAAGTTTATCTTGAAGGGGATTTCCCTGCCGGATTTAAACGCCTGAGGTCTGAAACTAAAGAAATGCTTGATGAATTCCGGGCTTATAACAGCAATATACAGTACCGTTTCATCAATCCTTCGGCCGGGGATGATAAAAACAAAATTAAAACCACCTACCAGCAACTGATGAAAAAAGGCTTGCAGCCCACCAACTTAAAAGTAAATACCGCCGAAGGCACCTCGCAGCAATGGATATTTCCGGGCGCACTGGCCACCTACAAGGAAAAGGAAATCCCTGTTCAATTGTTTATGAATCAACTGGGCACCCCTGCTGATAATGTGTTGAATAACTCAGTACAAAATCTTGAATACAACCTTATTAGTGCCATAAGGAAACTCAGTGTGAAAACCAAGCCACGCGTTGCATTCACCGAAGGGCACGGAGAGCTGAGCAACTATAAGATGGCAGATATTATATATTCATTGTCGGACTATTATGCTGTGGAAAGGGTGAAAATTGACGGCAAAATTAACAGCCTGATGGTTCGTGGTACCAAAGAAAAACCGCTGCTGAATAAATACGAGCTACTTGTCATCGCCGGCCCCGACTCAGCTTTTAATGAAAAAGACAAATATTTTATAGACCAGTTTGTGATGCATGGCGGCAAAATTCTCTGGCTTGTTGACCCCGTATATACCAGTATGGACAGCCTGCAACGCAGTAACGAAACACTGGGATTCGGCAGAGATCTCAACCTTGATGATATGATGTTCAGTTACGGTGTACGGATGAACACCAACCTGCTGCTTGACCTTAATGCCTTGCCAATACCCGCTGTTACAGGCTCTTATGGGGGACAACCGCAAATTGAATTACTGCCGTGGTATTATTTTCCTCTTCTTATGACAAACATTAAACATCCCATAGTTAATAACCTGAATGCCGTCAAAACCGAATTTGTCAGCAGTATTGACACTGTGGGAGGCAGAGACATTAAAAAAACTGTTTTGCTTACCACTTCAAAATATTCTCGTGCTGTTAACACTCCTACGCGTATCTCGCTGGATATTATGCAGGAAAAACCGGATGAAAGATTATTTAACAAATCATTCCTGCCGGTAGCGGTATTGCTTGAAGGTAAGTTTAAATCAATTTATATCAATCGTTTGCCACGTTCTATTATTGAAGACACTTCCAGCTTTAATTTTTTAGAGCAAAGCCCCGAAACAAAAATGATAATCATTGCCGACGCTGATGTTATAAAAAACCAGCTTGACAAGAAAAACGGAACCCCCTTTCCGCTGGGCTACGACCAATATACTGGTGAAACCTTCGGAAATAAGGACTTCATAATGAATTGTATTGATTATCTTTGCGATGATTCAGGCATCATCAGTGTACGTTCACGTGAGATAAAACTACGCGGACTTGACCCCAAGAAAATTAAAAATGGCAACATAAAACTTATTGTACAGTTGACAAATACTGCAGGGCCTGTGTTTATTGTGATGTTTCTTGCCATGGTAATGATGTTAACAAGAAAATACAGATATGCAAAAAAACATAAGGTGTAA
- a CDS encoding Fic family protein produces the protein MSNSKISIRFFDDREVRAVWDEQNARWWFSVLDIVAVLTNQDNYTKNRNYWKYLKAKLKKENSQVVSATTQLKLTANDGKRYVTDMLDYAGIIALGKEFPGKKANRFIDWFTYSDECIDGKSKTKAYALFESSFIESIEVGTAKGLQQIHAYLFGGLYDFAGQIRQKNISKGGFQFAVSHFLGDTLKQIEAMPENTFDEIVSKYIEMNIAHPFMEGNGRSTRIWLDLILKKRLKKCVDWSKISKRDYMNAMMLSPTKSHVLKSLLEKALTTKINDREMFMKGIDYSYYYEENG, from the coding sequence ATGAGTAATTCAAAAATATCCATACGTTTCTTTGACGACCGCGAAGTACGAGCTGTTTGGGACGAGCAAAATGCCAGGTGGTGGTTTTCGGTCCTGGATATTGTTGCAGTGCTTACCAACCAGGACAACTATACAAAAAACCGCAATTATTGGAAATACCTTAAAGCAAAGTTAAAGAAAGAAAATAGTCAAGTGGTTAGTGCCACTACCCAACTGAAACTTACAGCCAATGACGGTAAACGCTATGTAACCGACATGTTGGATTACGCTGGTATTATTGCCTTAGGTAAAGAATTCCCGGGCAAAAAAGCAAACCGGTTTATTGATTGGTTTACATACAGTGATGAATGTATTGACGGCAAAAGCAAGACAAAAGCGTATGCCTTGTTTGAAAGTTCGTTTATCGAAAGCATTGAAGTTGGGACAGCCAAAGGCTTGCAACAAATTCATGCGTATTTGTTTGGAGGGTTGTATGATTTTGCAGGACAAATCAGACAAAAAAACATTTCCAAAGGAGGTTTTCAATTTGCTGTATCACATTTTTTGGGCGACACATTAAAGCAAATAGAAGCCATGCCTGAAAATACATTTGACGAAATCGTAAGCAAATATATTGAAATGAACATTGCGCACCCTTTTATGGAAGGTAATGGCAGAAGCACCAGGATATGGTTGGATTTAATACTGAAAAAACGCCTCAAAAAATGTGTTGATTGGAGTAAAATAAGTAAACGAGACTATATGAACGCAATGATGCTAAGCCCTACCAAAAGTCATGTTCTGAAATCTCTTTTAGAAAAAGCGCTCACCACCAAAATAAATGACCGTGAAATGTTTATGAAAGGGATTGATTATTCCTATTATTATGAAGAAAATGGTTAA